A section of the Babylonia areolata isolate BAREFJ2019XMU chromosome 1, ASM4173473v1, whole genome shotgun sequence genome encodes:
- the LOC143285472 gene encoding methylated-DNA--protein-cysteine methyltransferase-like isoform X2: MLGIFCFRTRPVICNMAGTVVGKRDPVIGNASSSPISKLKLKPACSKAKKVCHHGPTNTFIVTTPIGEIIIISCPRGLHCVTQNAELHDCDFKPERWCRVDLKSQLYCDNGYTYTPSLQCIQWLKNYFNKEHNEHLPAICPSVSGDGSFAAKVWMALIDAAPFGTTISYKGLSEAAGSKNASQAVGQAMAKNPFMLVVPCHRVIKSDGTLGNYAQGRRNSVKQWLIKFESGEI, translated from the exons ATGCTGGGAATATTTTGTTTCAGAACGAGGCCTGTCATCTGCAACATGGCGGGAACTGTTGTCGGAAAGAG GGACCCTGTGATTGGAAATGCATCCAGCAGCCCCATCTCCAAGTTAAAACTTAAACCGGCGTGCTCCAAAGCCAAGAAAGTCTGTCATCATGGACCCACTAACACGTTCATTGTCACAACACCGATTGGagaaataatcatcatcagttgTCCAAGAGGGCTCCATTGTGTCACACAGAACGCTGAACTCCATGATTGCGATTTCAAGCCTGAGAGATG GTGCAGAGTGGACCTGAAGTCACAGCTATACTGTGATAATGGATATACATACACGCCGTCTCTCCAGTGTATCCAGTGGTTGAAGAACTATTTCAACAAGGAACACAATGAACATTTGCCTGCAATTTGTCCTTCTGTCTCAGGAGATG gtTCATTTGCAGCAAAGGTGTGGATGGCGCTTATTGATGCTGCCCCGTTCGGAACAACCATTTCCTACAAAGGCTTGTCAGAGGCTGCAGGCAGCAAGAATGCCTCCCAGGCTGTTGGACAAGCAATGGCTAAAAATCCCTTCATGTTAGTGGTTCCGTGTCATCGAGTTATTAAAAGTGATGGCACTTTGGGAAACTATGCCCAGGGGCGACGCAATTCAGTTAAGCAGTGGTTGATAAAATTTGAAAGTGGAGAGATATAG
- the LOC143285472 gene encoding methylated-DNA--protein-cysteine methyltransferase-like isoform X1 encodes MLGIFCFRTRPVICNMAGTVVGKRDPVIGNASSSPISKLKLKPACSKAKKVCHHGPTNTFIVTTPIGEIIIISCPRGLHCVTQNAELHDCDFKPERWCRVDLKSQLYCDNGYTYTPSLQCIQWLKNYFNKEHNEHLPAICPSVSGDGSFAAKVWMALIDAAPFGTTISYKGLSEAAGSKNASQAVGQAMAKNPFMDDGSRGIASAVARHHGCCLLEKPCHLHRLLPERCRTPAG; translated from the exons ATGCTGGGAATATTTTGTTTCAGAACGAGGCCTGTCATCTGCAACATGGCGGGAACTGTTGTCGGAAAGAG GGACCCTGTGATTGGAAATGCATCCAGCAGCCCCATCTCCAAGTTAAAACTTAAACCGGCGTGCTCCAAAGCCAAGAAAGTCTGTCATCATGGACCCACTAACACGTTCATTGTCACAACACCGATTGGagaaataatcatcatcagttgTCCAAGAGGGCTCCATTGTGTCACACAGAACGCTGAACTCCATGATTGCGATTTCAAGCCTGAGAGATG GTGCAGAGTGGACCTGAAGTCACAGCTATACTGTGATAATGGATATACATACACGCCGTCTCTCCAGTGTATCCAGTGGTTGAAGAACTATTTCAACAAGGAACACAATGAACATTTGCCTGCAATTTGTCCTTCTGTCTCAGGAGATG gtTCATTTGCAGCAAAGGTGTGGATGGCGCTTATTGATGCTGCCCCGTTCGGAACAACCATTTCCTACAAAGGCTTGTCAGAGGCTGCAGGCAGCAAGAATGCCTCCCAGGCTGTTGGACAAGCAATGGCTAAAAATCCCTTCAT GGacgatggctcaagaggcattgcCTCTGCAGtggcaagacatcatggatgctgcctactggaaaaaccctgccaccttcatcgacttctacctgagagatgtCGCACACCTGCGGGATGA